DNA from Candidatus Angelobacter sp.:
GGCAGCAAGCACAGTGTTTCGTTTGTCTTTGCCTCACCGAGAGCCGGAAGGTAAACTCAAGTCAAACATGTGGCAGCTTTGCAAAGAATTCCTGTCGTTTCTGAAGCAGGAAAAAAAATGGTGGCTGATTCCTCTGGTTGTCATTCTCCTGCTTCTCGCGGCAATAATCGTTTTTAGCGGCAGTTCGGTTCTGGCGCCGTTCATGTATCCGTTTATGTGACATTCGCCCATGCGGCACATTCTGGGCATCTCGGCATATTATCATGACGCCGCGGCCGCGTTGCTGCGGGAGGGGAACATCATCGCCGCAGCCCAGGAAGAGAGGTTCTCCCGGAGAAAAAACGATGAACGTTTCCCGCGACACGCCGTTGATTACTGTTTGCGCAAGGGCGGGATTCAGGCGGGCGATCTTGACGCAGTTGTGTTCTATGACAAACCGATAATCAAATTCGCCCGCTTGCTGGAAACTTGTCTCGCGACAGCGCCACGCGGATTCGTGGCGTTTCTTCGAGCACTACCTTCATGGTTGAGCGACAAACTGAATCTCCGCGCCACGATTCGCGAAGAGTTACCTGGCCTGAGCGGCAAATGTGAGATTCTCTTCACGCAACACCATCAGGCACACGCGGCGAGCGCTTTTTATCCGTCGCCATTCAACGAAGCTGCCATTCTCACCGTGGATGGTGTGGGCGAGTATGCGACGACCACAATCGGCAAGGGATGCGGCGACCGTTTGGAGATGTTGAAGGAAATACGGTTTCCGCATTCTCTGGGTTTGCTTTTCTCCGCTTTTACCGCCTACTGCGGTTTCCGGGTCAATTCCGGCGAGTATAAGTTGATGGGGTTGGCGCCCTACGGAGAACCGAGATTCGTTCAGACCATTTACGAGAACCTGGTCGATTTGAAACCCGACGGCTCCTTTTGGTTGAACCTTGAGTATTTTGACTTCCTGGGTGGCATGCGCATGACAAACAAGGCATTTCATCGACTGTTCGGGGGGCCGCCGCGGGAACCCGAGGCTCCCTTGGATGAGCGCCACATGGACGTGGCACGGTCAATTCAAACAGTCCTGGAAGAGATCATGCTGCGCCTTGCGCGTCACGCCCGGTGCATCACGGATCAAAAGAACCTTTGCCTCGCTGGCGGCGTCGCCCTCAACTGCGTCGCAAACGGAAAAATACTACGGGAAAAAATTTTCCAACGCATGTGGATTCAACCCGCAGCCGGTGATGCAGGGGGTGCCGTGGGTGCAGCCCTGGCGGTGTGGCACGGGCAGAACAGTGCCGGCGCCGCAGAACCAAAACTTGGAGCGAGCGATGGGATGCGCGGGGCGTTGCTCGGCCCGGAATACTCTGACAAGGAAATCGAAACTGTGCTCCGCTCGCGTCAGGCAGTTTACGAGAGACTGGATGACGAAACCTTGTTTGATCGGACGGTTGATCTCCTTCAACAGGAAAAGGTCGTCGGGTGGTTTCAGGGGCGAATGGAATTCGGGCCGCGCGCATTGGGCAATCGTTCCATATTGGGCGACGCGCGATCACCTCGAATTCAATCCACAATGAACTTGAAAATCAAGTTTCGTGAATCATTCCGGCCTTTTGCCCCTGTGGTTCGACGTGAACGTGTATCCGACTACTTCGAGTTGGACGTCGAATCGCCTTACATGCTCGTGGTCGCTCCCGTAAAGAAGGAACTGCGCCGTCCGACAACAGCCACCGCCAGAGGTATCGATCGGGTGAACCAGTTGCGGTCCTGTATCCCCGCGGTGACACATGTGGACTATTCGGCAAGGATTCAGACCGTCTCGTACGATCAAAATCCGCGTCTGTACGGCCTGTTGGAGCGGTTCGAGCAAACCACGGGTTGCGGCGTATTGGTGAACACCTCGTTTAACGTGCGCGGTGAACCTATTGTCTGTTCACCGGACGA
Protein-coding regions in this window:
- a CDS encoding carbamoyltransferase, with the protein product MRHILGISAYYHDAAAALLREGNIIAAAQEERFSRRKNDERFPRHAVDYCLRKGGIQAGDLDAVVFYDKPIIKFARLLETCLATAPRGFVAFLRALPSWLSDKLNLRATIREELPGLSGKCEILFTQHHQAHAASAFYPSPFNEAAILTVDGVGEYATTTIGKGCGDRLEMLKEIRFPHSLGLLFSAFTAYCGFRVNSGEYKLMGLAPYGEPRFVQTIYENLVDLKPDGSFWLNLEYFDFLGGMRMTNKAFHRLFGGPPREPEAPLDERHMDVARSIQTVLEEIMLRLARHARCITDQKNLCLAGGVALNCVANGKILREKIFQRMWIQPAAGDAGGAVGAALAVWHGQNSAGAAEPKLGASDGMRGALLGPEYSDKEIETVLRSRQAVYERLDDETLFDRTVDLLQQEKVVGWFQGRMEFGPRALGNRSILGDARSPRIQSTMNLKIKFRESFRPFAPVVRRERVSDYFELDVESPYMLVVAPVKKELRRPTTATARGIDRVNQLRSCIPAVTHVDYSARIQTVSYDQNPRLYGLLERFEQTTGCGVLVNTSFNVRGEPIVCSPDDAYRCFVRTEMDCLVIGNYVLDRAKQPPRSATADFKPTPG
- a CDS encoding DUF5989 family protein translates to MWQLCKEFLSFLKQEKKWWLIPLVVILLLLAAIIVFSGSSVLAPFMYPFM